A window from Gorilla gorilla gorilla isolate KB3781 chromosome 21, NHGRI_mGorGor1-v2.1_pri, whole genome shotgun sequence encodes these proteins:
- the CCM2L gene encoding cerebral cavernous malformations 2 protein-like isoform X2 codes for MEYEVKKGKKGFVSPIRRLVFPKAGRRAACRSSVSRRPLHSMPLYPPDYLIDPQILLCDYLEKEVKFLGHLTWVTSSLNPSSRDELLQLLDTARQLKELPLKTTAEQDSILSLSARCLLLTWRDNEELILRIPTHEIAAASYLQDDALHLLVLKTGLGVDPVPAGVDASPGGAGRDPGPPGAAPEKRRVGTAERRHTICSLDWRMGWGGGAAEARAGGGGGGSLERQRAGARASGSWERRQTFSGSWERRHGGGGGGGAGKPGGSWERRQAGSGGGGSWERRHPGPNPLDPQDPSPDAYCNLVILAVANRDAAEESCALICQVFQIIYGDQSIECVDRAGYHYTSTPERPWLCSRTMAPRTPLKHVTAARPHLLSMAPTAAAATTAVWAWSSYRITWSRCGVSWGPSRSSSLRCCCGSTGWGCPSRTIAQAC; via the exons ATGGAATATGAAgtcaagaaagggaagaag ggCTTTGTATCCCCCATCCGAAGGCTGGTGTTCCCCAAGGCTGGGCGCCGGGCAGCCTGTAGGAGCAGCGTGAGCCGCCGGCCCCTGCACTCGATGCCCCTTTATCCCCCCGACTACCTCATCGACCCCCAGATTCTGCTGTGTGACTACCTGGAGAAAGAGGTCAAG TTCCTGGGCCACCTTACCTGGGTGACTTCCTCACTGAACCCCTCCAGTCGGGACGAGCTCCTGCAGCTGCTAGACACCGCCAGG CAGCTGAAGGAGCTGCCGCTGAAGACCACGGCGGAGCAGGACAGCATCCTGAGCCTGTCTGCCCGCTGCCTGCTGCTCACCTGGCGCGACAATGAAGAGCTCATTCTGCGAATCCCTACGCACGAGATCGCCGCCGCCTCCTACCTGCAGGACGACGCGCTGCACCTGCTAGTGCTCAAGACCG GTCTGGGTGTGGACCCGGTGCCGGCCGGCGTGGACGCCAGCCCAGGCGGCGCAGGACGCGACCCCGGCCCGCCAGGCGCGGCGCCCGAGAAGCGGAGGGTGGGCACCGCGGAGCGGCGCCACACCATCTGCAGCCTGGACTGgcggatggggtggggtgggggcgccGCGGAGGCCCGGGCCGggggaggcggcggcggcagccTGGAGCGCCAGCGCGCCGGGGCGCGGGCGTCGGGCAGCTGGGAGCGACGGCAGACGTTCAGCGGCAGCTGGGAGCGGCGGcacggaggcggcggcggcggcggcgcggggaAGCCGGGCGGTAGCTGGGAGCGGAGGCAGgcgggcagcggcggcggcggcagctggGAGCGGCGCCACCCCGGCCCCAACCCGCTCGACCCGCAGGACCCCAGCCCCGACGCCTACTGCAACCTGGTCATCCTGGCTGTAGCCAACAGG GATGCTGCAGAGGAGTCCTGCGCACTCATCTGTCAGGTCTTCCAGATCATCTACGGGGACCAGAGTATTGAGTGTGTGGACCGGGCTGGCTACCACTACACATCCACACCTGAACGGCCATGGCTCTGCAGCCGCA CAATGGCTCCCAGGACACCTTTGAAGCATGTTACAGCGGCACGTCCACACCTTCTTTCCATGGCTCCCACTGCAGCGGCAGCGACCACAGCGGTCTGGGCTTGGAGCAGTTACAGGATTACATGGTCACG TTGCGGAGTAAGCTGGGGCCCCTCGAGATCCAGCAGTTTGCGATGCTGCTGCGGGAGTACCGGCTGGGGCTGCCCATCCAGGACTATTG